A portion of the Polaribacter cellanae genome contains these proteins:
- a CDS encoding VOC family protein, translating into MKFKKLKLYTNKLESELKFYSETLGFEIIEQNEKSFTVKVGWSELSFEKSEKEYKYHYCFLIPANKLNEALEWMEKRTEIVNIENGRKIQNFESWNADSFYFFDASGNIAEFIVRYNLKNDDNSNFDISKVLGVNEMGMPTADVRKTNDQLENELKTEFWKGDIERFGTNGTQEGIFLLPNYDLKDIWFPTSIKIKPEPFEAIIENGKEEYHIKYRNEKIKTTANTVYN; encoded by the coding sequence ATGAAATTTAAGAAACTCAAACTTTATACAAATAAGTTAGAATCGGAATTAAAGTTCTACTCGGAAACTTTAGGATTTGAAATTATAGAACAAAATGAGAAGTCTTTTACTGTAAAAGTTGGTTGGAGCGAATTATCGTTTGAAAAATCTGAAAAAGAATATAAATATCATTATTGCTTTTTAATTCCTGCAAACAAATTAAACGAAGCTTTGGAATGGATGGAAAAAAGGACTGAAATTGTGAATATTGAAAATGGTAGAAAAATTCAAAACTTTGAATCTTGGAATGCTGACTCTTTTTACTTTTTCGATGCAAGTGGAAATATAGCAGAATTTATTGTACGATACAATTTAAAAAATGATGATAATTCTAATTTTGACATTTCTAAAGTTTTAGGAGTAAATGAAATGGGAATGCCAACAGCAGATGTTAGAAAGACAAATGACCAACTTGAAAATGAATTAAAAACAGAATTTTGGAAAGGAGATATTGAGCGATTTGGAACAAATGGCACACAAGAAGGAATATTTCTTTTACCAAACTATGATTTAAAAGACATTTGGTTTCCAACTTCAATAAAAATAAAACCAGAACCATTTGAAGCTATTATTGAAAATGGAAAAGAGGAATATCATATAAAATATAGGAACGAAAAAATAAAAACTACTGCCAACACCGTGTATAATTAA